A segment of the Calonectris borealis chromosome 2, bCalBor7.hap1.2, whole genome shotgun sequence genome:
TAAGAGGTTCACCTAATTTAGAAACCGTAGCAGAATATCTACTATTAGACAGGATGGGTAGTGGCCTCCTTGCCTCAATTCCCAACTCTGGACACCGGGATGGCATGACTGATTCTTTGCCAAGACTATGGGAAAGTGGCATTTATTAAAGAACATGAAACTCTGAAATGCACTGTTGATAGGAGCAAGATGATCAGTCAGAGAGCTGTGCACTACTCTTAGTGATTTGCTTCGGAAGATTTTCAAATTGGATGCGTCGGGTTTGACTTCCTTGCAAGCCAGGCTTGCCAAGAAATAAGTAAACAAACCTGATAAAGCACATTTTCCACTAACTGTTATTTGCAAATAAGTATTCTGTCATATGCTGCTGTATTCGTAGAGGAGGTTGTATATGGAACCAGATCTGGTTCTCTACAAGTGACgctttctgttctgtattttccttttcttcactacGCCCTTCTGGTGCAGTCTTTGCACTCATCTCTTGTATTTATTGATGATAATCTTTATTAAACTCTTGCTTGCAGAACCCATTCTTAAGAGGCTGATTATCGACACATGTAACCTTTTACCATCTTCTCACACTTCTAGAAGACATAATTCACACTGCTTGTGTTTTGAACTTGACTGATGGAAGCGGGAGGAAGGCTTCACAACGGTACCTCTGAAACCTGAATCTTTGCAAACCGTCCTTCTTGTGTTTCTGGTAACAACAATTTTAGCCCTGGGAGAAACTGTGACCTTTGCttagtaaattttattttctcctctatttGAGCTCTAAGCTGCttttgatttctgtattttaaatggtATCTAGTCACTGCCACCTGGTGCCAGGACATGCATGGGCTGGAAGAGCTTTCTTTTCTCATGTGATGACGGCTCTTCTGTGCCAAGCGTCATATAGCTGTCACCTTCCTCCTTAATTTAAATAGGGTTTTGTATGTGGAGTGaattctggaaggaaaatgaCCATTGATGGGACTGAGGTAGGGAGAGGATCCAGCCATGTGCAACGAACAGGTGGGGCTGAGGTTGCTGGATTAGTGGCTGACCCTCGTCCTCTCCTCAGCACGTTAAGAGTTCCACAAGCGTTGTGCGAGACAGGCACCTACGTCCTTCCGTAAACTCATTGACTGGAGATGGGGAGAAATGAAGAAGTTAGTTTTCCACAAATTATGCTTCTGCTCACGGACCCTGACATCTgtaaagggaaataaatacattGTAGGCTGGGTAGTGACAGATGAGAATAAGGTCTCTTCCAAGAAGCCTGAATTAGTTAGCTCTTTAATTTGCATGTTATGTAAGGGAGGAGGGGGAATCTCCCCCCCTCCTCTTGTGTAAGAAGGGGCGCAGGGGGACTGGATGGTCCCTAAGAGGAAAGTAAGGTGCAAGAGGGGCAGCGAGTGAAGTAAAGGGACAAGTTACGCAACTTTCACTTAATTGGGAATTGTGTTTCaaatctgcagaaaacagcatgtTGCTCCCCTTGTTCCCTAGACAGAAAGGCACAGTTTTACAATCTCCTTTTATTGTTTTGCTGATAAGCAGGCATTGCACATTTCTGACACTATACAAAATGTCCTTTAGAAAACTCAGTCGGTGCCGTGGCCTTTTCCAGCTGGAacattaaaaccagagcctggcTGGCCAGCTAAGTTTTCACCCCATAACACAGTGTCTCAGCGGTGGCAGGCCGAGGTACTCCAGCTAGAAAGGGAAAAAGCCTCAGCTCCTGCTTCCACCCTCGCCCAAACGCGTAGCAGTGCAAACACAGCACAAACTTCCCAGCCCTTGGGGCAAGCTGGCGTGGCGTGCACCGGGACGACTTGTTGAGTAGATGACTTTGTGTGATCGTGCACGACTTTGTATTTCCACTCTGCAAACACTGACCGCTAGCCACAGTTTAGTCCTGTTCTGCTTATTTTGTAAGACCCCTACTGTGACCCATACTGTTACAGACTCCTACTATAAACAGCTATCGAGTGAGCGAATCTTCCTTCTTTGGCAAAACTCCCAAAGGGTATTTCTGCGCGGCACAGACCtgcccagtacctcccagtgcccaaggaagcgTCAGGGGGTTACCCCTTCCCGGGGAAACCCACCTCCTGGCCTGGCAGTCCCCGCGGCCTGAAATGACCCATCCGGGCCACTGGCAACTGAACATAAATTTGGTTTTGCATTACTCGAACAAGCAACAGGAATAGCTTGATTCTGGTCAGTCTCTAGACCTGAAAGCAGAGTTATCAGAAATCGCTGAATCAGAGGATATGGATCTCTGACAACAATAATATTTATGAATCCTTACCAAAAATTGCTGAAGAcgtttttgttttttcaaaaacaaaaaaaaacaacagaaagaatagCACCTTCAGATATGTTTGTGCTTTGTTACTCAAAGGAAACATGCATGCCATTTTTGCCAGCTTACAAAATACTTTCTAACAAAGCATTTTGACAAAGCTGAAAATATCTTACACTGATGTGAGTCATTTTGGCCTCAAGTGCACATCTTAGAAAAAggaatctcagaaaaaaatctcttttaagtAAGTGCTGGCATGAAATACGGTCTTTAAGTGACAGGCCTGGAAAGGCTATGCATATTTGTATTCTATACAGAAACGATAGCTATCTTGCAACCCACACaactgctgtgttttttctttctttttttttttttaaaaaacaccaagaagccaaaaaaaaatcacctgattTCTTTCCCAACTTTTGGATACTGATAAAGTTTATTGCTTCAGTGGGCTACGATTACTTTTTATATGTAGCTAGGTGACCTCTGCTGGTAGATTCTTATCATAACTGCAGTAATTCACACATACAGGTACAGATACATTGGTATTCTGGCAACTGCTGCCCTACATACACAAGACGACATAATACACAAGAAGATACTATCCTTGCTCTGAAAAATAGACTCCCACGCTGAAAAGGTACAAAAAAAATTTGTATAACCCAGCTTTCTCCACCCACAGATGTTTTATAGGGCAGTTTTTAGAGAACCTTTGATAAAAAGGTATGACCATCACAGGATGGGGCTACTGGTGTTTATTCAGCATAATGGTCTAAATGCTCGCTATTGCTCGGAAAGCCCCTAAACTTTATCCTGCTAGAAGCAGGGAAGTTATACCGAGGAAGGGATTAGTCTCCACTTGCATTCCTTTCTTGTACTCTTTCTCATACCATCTGCTAACAGCCATTGTGGGAGAAAGGATACCAGCTAAATGGACCTTTATTCTGACTCAGCACGGCTGTAGACAGTCTGTCCGCTATGATACAGCAGCACAGTATAatttgatactttaaaaaaatagccATTCACCTGAGCGATCACAATGCAACTTGCAGTTAACAGCCTTGCTCTTTGTGATATCCAAGGTCATTTCTATTATTACAGCACAGTGCACGGAAATACCACAAATACCAAGAGAGTTCTTATCTATTTATCATAGGTGAAATTGGCACGCTTTGCAGCACAACGGCTCCACTCCATTCGAGTTCATTTGAGTTTATATTCAGAGGCTTGCTTTCTCGGTAGGGAGCTCAGTGGATTTCACGCACGTATGTATGTACGATGGCATTGCCGCTGCCGTTTCTCAAGTGTCCAGCTTCCACGCTGACAGCTACTGCGCCTCAGCAAACATAAACATGCCGGAAAAAAACTCGCCCTGACCTTGCCAGAGTTAGCGGCAGCAGCCAAAGGCAAAGGCTGGGCACGGGTCTTTCCTCCTCCTGACCGCACGCCCCTGGCTTtacgtgcctgctgctgctcgCACGCCCCAGACCCTAAAACGCACAGTGGCACGGCGCCATGCCTCGCCACGGACGAAAAGGGGGGTTATACCCCAACGTCTCACCCCTGCTGCCCAACCCAGCCGTTTGAGACCCCCCAGAGGCCACTCGGTTGGGCCTGCGGAGAGCGGGCGGGGGTCGGCCGCACAAGGCCGCGCtcacccccgccgcccccgggcaccccctcGGCGCTGCCCGTGCGGCCCCGGCCCTCCTGCCGCCGGCGGCAGCCCCCGGCGTCCCGCTGCCGGCTCCCTCGGCGGCTGGGGAAGGACAGGTGGGGACGCTCGCCAGAGCCTttccccggggcggcggcgggagcagcgggCCGAGCCCAGAGGCCCCGCCGGGCGGCGGAGCCACTCCAACGGCCGTCGCGAGCCTGAGGGGCGGCCGCGACACCTCCACCGCGGGCGGCAccgcgcctgccgccgccgcccggcccgccccgccccgctgttataataacaacaacaacgcTGACAATAATCACAATAATTATTGTTGTTATGGCCAGGCCGACGGTGCCCCGCCGGCCGCCGACGGCTCCTGCGCGCCGCCGCCAGGCGGCTGAGGCGGCCGGCCGCCCTCAGGTGCGAAGCGCGGGGCGGCgaggcgccccctggcggcccgcCCCTGGCGCGgcccgcggcgccccccgcccctcccctccccgccccgcccctccccgccggcgggtcgcccccggcccccctcggccccccccggccccccccgccgcccgccgccgccgccgccgccgccgctctgaAGTTTGCAGGCGATTTCCTTTCCAGGCCGGCCTTATCTCGGCCCGCACGTTGCCGCGCGGTGACTAATAGCAGAATAACATTGTCTCGGGATAAAATAGCGCCGGGGCTGTTTACCCGCTCCATGGGGGTTCGCTATAAAAGGGCGCCGGGGACCGCCGCGCCAGCCAGACGCGCCGGGGCGCACCGAGCCGCCGCTtgcccccgcgccgcgccccgcagGGGACGGGACACGGCTCTCCGTCCCCAGGCTGGGAGAggctttccccccttttttctctttcattaatttttccctttttttcccccctcctttttttcgtCCGCTCTCCGCTGCCTGCTATGGATTATTCCCAGATGATCGTCTCGCTGCTCTTCGTGCTCtgcccggggctgctgccggcaGGTAGGTGCCGGTCccccgccgctcgccgccgcctGGGTCCGGCCctgcgggggggctgccgggTCGCAGCCGGGCTCCGTTGCCGGCTGGCGGGGAGCGCcgccgggcaccgcggggaggGCGTCccgaggaggctgaggggtgcagCGGGAGGGGCTGTCGGCGGGGACGCGCGGGGTGCCTGGTTGCTGCGGGTGCTGAGCTCTGCCGCTCCCTCCCCGCAGCGCCCGGAGCCGAGGCGggtcccccgccgccccccgccgccgcgcaccgccgcgcccggcgctgctcctgctcctcatTGCTGGACGAGGAGTGCGTCTACTTCTGCCACCTCGACATCATCTGGATCAACACCCCCGAGTGAGTGAGCGGACCGGGGGGGGCTTCGGCAGTCGTTCAGCGCTGGGTGCCGCTTAGGTTGGAaaaaggaggcggggggggaaagggaaaaatcaaGAACCACAAACCCCGCTGCAGaagtgggaagggaggaaggactAGTTATTTGCACGGTCTCTCCTAttgcttttcccccctctcctgctTTTTTGCCGAGTTCAGCAGCGAGACTGTTCACTGGGAGAAAGCAAGCAGGATTTGACCACCTAGATTGAGCAGATAGCTCCTAATAACCCTAACACACCTGCGTTCCTAAAATCTGGGCAGGAGTATTTCCTTTGGGTGCTGCTCAGCAAAGGCTGCAGGATACTTTTCAATATGAATCAGAAGCGGACAAAATGCCAAAAGTATGATTTTGCCAGCCTGAATTTGTCTGACCGTTTTTCTTTCCAACAAGTTAGGAGGCTTACTCTGACATGGGGTGGCTCCTGGCCGCCTCTTGCTGCGCTCTGCTGCAAATTAACGCATCCCACGTGTTAACAGGGTTATGTACAGTGTCCATTTCTACGCTCTCCTCACCAAAAAGTCATGAGCCAGAGCCTCACCTAACGCTGCAAACACTGACTCCGGTGATTTGTTCTGCTGCTGGGTTTCCTCTGAGTGCAGAGGATCTGTTCCTCACTTTTATTGCTTCTTTCAGTGTTGGCAATTACCAAAGTTCAAAGAGATGAGGTTTTATTGCTTTCTATCGCACAGGGAGGCACAGCAGCCTTATGAAATCACAATTAAAAGGTCATTAGCCTTGTCAGTAGCCAAGCTAATGAATATGTTGCAGGATCATCAGAAGCATTTTCATGGAAACTGTGACCAACGAGGCATTCCCAATCCCACAACCTTTACTCATGCAATCTATCCCATTGATAAACTTGCCTAAAATACCCCGCTGTTTTGAAGCCACAGAATTATTTGAATGACTTTCATGTTGTCTCTTTGATCATAGGAAGACTGTTCCATATGGTCTCGGAGGCCCTTCTCGATCCAGAAGATCGCTGAAGGACATGGTGCCGGAGGTGCTCCCTGAACCTAGCACCAGATGCCGATGTGCCAACCAGAAGGACAAGAAATGTCTGAACTTCTGCCAGACAGGAAAAGATCTCTGGTGCGTCTATTGTTGCTACTCTTTAAAAGGCAGTACATGTAAAAGGGATGGATTGTGGTAGACTTACTCATTTTGGCACTTGCTGAGCGAATAATCTCCGCAAAGCCTTGCCTCCTACCTGAGCGATCACACTGCTATGATACATACTATGGTTTGGCCCAGAAAGATTGCTTATTACGTGCCTTGAGAAGTGGTTGATGAGATGCCTCACCTTGTGGActgcagacttcttttttttttaacagcagcacCTTTTCACTTTTAACAGGGCTCAGTCCACAGTGGAGAAAACCTCGCGTCACCGCAACAAAGCTGGCAATTGCATTGGACCCAAATGCATGAACCGACAGCTTGTtgacagcaagaaaatgaagCGGTGAGTTTCTCATCCTGTTGTAGTTCCCCAAAGTAGCAATAGAGAGCACAGTTCACCTGCCTTCGGGTCAGCGTGGGCTTAGCTGGTGATTTCAGCTTGAGAGTTACGGAGGAATCGGTGAGGACATCTTGAGGGTTTTTCTTCATGCAGTGGGTTTTTAGCTTGTGAAGACACAGGTGCTGAGCACCTCCATTTGTTCAGAGGAAGCAGGCTTAGTTGTAGGCCTAAAGATACACCAAACTTCAGAAGAGTATGAAATCATGAAATACTGACAGAAATAAATAGAGCCTGTCATTTTAGTGTGTTCGTGCACTATCTTAACTACTTAAAAATATTATGTCCCAACTGTTCTAATATGAAATTGAATCAGAATGCCTTTTCATAGATACTTTACTCCATTTTactggagggaaagaaagaaggttaTTGGTCTATCCGGATTTGGAATATATTGTTTCTTCTGGCTGGTGTGGCTGGCTTTTCAGAATGCAGGAGGATTTCTACCCGCCTTATCTCTTACGTTGCCCAACAAACCTGTGTAAAATGAGTACAGGATGTTAGTGATGGAAATGACTGCAAAAAGAttgaggaaagggaaaatgaagactaaattaatatttaagcCCAATTTAATATTTGATATTAGGAGTAAATTTCAGGACTGCCCTTTGAGGTCTGTGCATAATAAGCTGAGTGGCAGTAGGCAGCAATATCACTCCACAGTGCAGTTCGGAGACGCATGCATTGGACTTGGTGCAGCTATGAACCCCACAGAGGTGAAGTCAGCGTTGAAGCGGAGTGTTAGTTCGGCTGTATCAGCCCCAGCATTCAATGTTCGGCCGTATGCCCGTGTAAAAGTATGGCATACAGAATTTTGCCCTTACAAAAGAAGACTCTTTAGCGCTGCTTGCAAAAGCAGAACAGGATTTATGGGAGCAGGCAGCCTGATGATTTTGAGTGAGACTTAGGCCTTGGAAGGCTTAAATCATTTTTGAAAATGGGGCTTGCTTACTTACTTACTTGAAAAATGTACCCATTCATTGGAACCAGGATCAGGTTTACCTAAAAGACACAAAACAGCCAAAAAGAATAACACTGAAGACCTCTTGGTTGGATACGTGCTATTTAAGGAAGTCTAGGGCATCTATATTTGAATGaatattttaacttattttaatgTTTGGGTTTAAATTCTGAATCCAGTATTTCAAGTGGCTTAAGTTAGCATAATTCTGACAGAGGTATAGCAATCAGCAGTTACTGAGGGTCCCATGGCAGAAATCTAGACTGAGGCTTACTTAATCAAAAACTGAATGTCTGCCCGCTGGAGATGCATCTTCATTATTGTAACAATAATTCAACAATaacaatatttcttatttttgcagGCTGGAAGCCATTGGTAACAGTATCAAAGCTTCCTTCAGTATTGCAAAGCTGAAGGCTGAGCTCCAGAAAGGGTGGAAGCTGAAACATAACAGGGCGAACAAAAGGCAAAGCATCTGGGAAAGCCTGAAAGCATCCTAGTGGGAAGATCACCTTCTCCGCCACACTTGCTGACCAAAACTCTCTCTTGACTTCTAACATTCCACGACGGCGAAGGGCCTGTCTGTCCAAATGTTTGCGCAGCTGAGCAAAACGCTAAAAAAGTCCCGTATTTGAAGGGATAAAAGCAAAGGATTTCATCGTTTTGGAACTCGGATGGATGGGTAGAGGGGATGAAGGGGAATCCACAGTAACATACATGAAAAGCCATCTTTCTGAAGAAACATTTGAATATTGCTTCTGGAATGTTACCCATCAGTTGAGCAGCTTTCAGGGTCGACATCAAAAGCATCTTGCAAGGAAGATCTCACAGATGTGCTTAGAAAGGACAGAAAGCAAGATCTGAGTGGACAAACTTCAAAGCGAAAAACTCTACCTTTTGATTAAAATGCAAAAACGAAAGTCTCAGTGCTACTTTAATCAGGACTTACTGCATAGATACATGTCTACCTCGCGTACTGTTTGTTGCACTCCTGCTAGAGTATTTTTACACCTTGTTATTGCCTTTACTAATCAGCTGCAACCCTTTGCCTTTTTTCAGAAGTCTAATTTACTTGTACAACCAGAGTTATCTGAATGTGGGTGAGACACCGTGGTTGTTTGCATAGTCAAAGTCCTTTGGTTTTGGATACCAAAGGACTCTTcaacataaaataaaagttaGAGGACACTACTAGGTTTCCCATAACAAGTATATTTGGCTAACTGAAGTTCTAATAATAGAAGTTGTTGTGTCTTACATGCCACCAAAAATGCACGGAAGTGGGGATGTACCAGAGGCTGTTGTGAGATTTATTCAGTGCCTTGTTTGGTGGAAATGCGTCGAGACAAAGGGTTGTTTTGAATTATGTCAAAAGGCTAATATTGGGTGAATGTTCATAGCAGTGAATTTGTTCACATTGTTGAATTTGCTGACAGGTTGAATCTTACATgcttatttttttgtgttttgtatttatattcaCACAAGTTCTTCATTATATTTACCATGTTGAATACACATTGAAGTAGGCCATATTGGTCTATGcatgttttatgtatttctgtatgAAATTGGAAAATGCTTTATGCCTATCAAGGTAAAtatcttcagaaataaatatttttaattactgtattgGCTTGTTCTTCATATGCCCCATTTTTCTGTAGGCTGTGGCCCCATGAGCACGGAGGTAGATTGCCCCACGTACAAAGCTGACCTAGATGAAATGTGTGCACGTGATTGCCTTTCTGTCAGATTAGCCAAATCACAACACAGAAAGGTTATGCCAGATGTGAGACAACAGTTAATATTTGTTCTAGCTTCAAGCTCGCTCATCAAAATTTCATGGTGAAATTTGAATTGGCTAAATGAATTTCTCCTGGAGCAGCACTCTCACATGGCTGATGTCTTTTTCATCCAATAGTACAAATTCTAATGTTGGATTTACCGTACCATTAAAATATTGCCAATAAGGGGTTGGATATACgtgaagcagaggagaaaatgcaCAGACTGGATGCTTTGTGGGCTATATTGGACTAGGCTGTATTATGTTACTTATTACCATGCTAGCCCAAAAAGTCTCAGCCTAGCCCACGAAAGTCAAAGATGGAGTCCTCATGGGTCT
Coding sequences within it:
- the EDN1 gene encoding endothelin-1; the protein is MDYSQMIVSLLFVLCPGLLPAAPGAEAGPPPPPAAAHRRARRCSCSSLLDEECVYFCHLDIIWINTPEKTVPYGLGGPSRSRRSLKDMVPEVLPEPSTRCRCANQKDKKCLNFCQTGKDLWAQSTVEKTSRHRNKAGNCIGPKCMNRQLVDSKKMKRLEAIGNSIKASFSIAKLKAELQKGWKLKHNRANKRQSIWESLKAS